One genomic window of Vibrio ziniensis includes the following:
- a CDS encoding DUF294 nucleotidyltransferase-like domain-containing protein, producing the protein MPDKFNMQSPPFDRLTSDQQRKLRASLDVAYYRLGATLLKSGQASTHLHVLIKGTVEERSATGKEIFAHYANDDMFDVRSLFEEHTRHQYIALEDTLSYLIPREVFLSLYSANGQFAAYFDNNLAKRQELIEAAQQQKNIAEFILTKVDNSIYSPPMIVTPDQSLKAVTLQMKENGVDAALVELDESDIRLIDSTHHPYAIVTRTNMLHAVMLDEHPLDTQVGKIATFPVMHVDEGDFLFNAMVMMTRNRVKRVMVCDGNNAVGLLDMTQILSTFSTHSHVLTLAIARASSVEELALASNKQIELIESLLSRGVRTRFIMELISAVNEQIIEKAFELVVPPALHDHCCFIVLGSEGRGEQILKTDQDNALIIKDGLEWHQCENVMHELTHTLLQLGYPLCPGKVMVNNPKWVKSQSQWKKMLSSWVNSAKPEQVMDIAIMADAHAIAGNKSLLAPIKAHLSHLMADQELILTEFTRPALNFSVPLTLFGNVKNSKTGLDIKQGGIFPIVHGIRALSLEHMIEQNNTFDRIGELVKRRVLEKQTGDNLSEALKQFFKLRLAQQLGNQLSGEQKNSNNIDINLLDRTERDLLRHSLHVVKKFKQWLGYHYQIRD; encoded by the coding sequence ATGCCTGATAAATTCAACATGCAATCTCCACCCTTTGATCGTTTAACCTCTGATCAACAGAGAAAACTGCGTGCGTCATTAGATGTGGCTTATTACCGACTCGGGGCTACTCTGCTAAAAAGCGGACAGGCCAGTACCCATTTACACGTTTTGATAAAAGGTACCGTAGAAGAACGCTCGGCAACGGGCAAAGAGATATTCGCCCACTACGCCAATGACGACATGTTTGACGTGCGCTCCCTGTTTGAAGAGCATACCCGTCATCAATACATCGCGCTCGAAGATACGCTTTCTTACCTGATTCCAAGGGAAGTCTTTCTTTCCCTATACTCGGCAAACGGGCAATTTGCTGCTTACTTCGACAATAACCTAGCCAAAAGACAAGAGCTGATAGAAGCGGCGCAACAGCAGAAAAATATTGCTGAATTCATCCTAACCAAAGTGGATAACTCCATCTACTCTCCGCCAATGATTGTCACCCCAGATCAATCATTAAAAGCGGTCACCCTGCAAATGAAAGAAAACGGCGTTGATGCCGCACTGGTTGAACTGGATGAATCGGATATTCGCCTGATTGATTCCACTCATCACCCGTACGCCATCGTCACCCGAACGAACATGCTGCATGCGGTGATGCTAGATGAGCACCCTCTTGATACGCAAGTCGGCAAAATTGCGACTTTCCCCGTGATGCACGTAGATGAAGGCGATTTCCTGTTTAATGCCATGGTGATGATGACGCGTAATCGCGTTAAACGTGTGATGGTGTGCGACGGTAATAATGCCGTGGGTCTGTTGGATATGACGCAGATCCTCAGCACCTTCTCTACCCACTCACATGTCCTGACACTGGCGATTGCACGGGCATCGAGCGTAGAAGAGCTGGCACTGGCATCGAACAAGCAGATAGAACTGATTGAAAGCCTACTCAGCCGAGGGGTTCGCACCCGTTTCATCATGGAGCTGATTTCTGCGGTTAACGAGCAAATAATCGAGAAAGCCTTTGAACTGGTAGTGCCACCAGCCCTGCATGATCACTGCTGCTTCATCGTATTAGGTTCGGAAGGTCGTGGCGAACAGATACTCAAAACTGACCAGGATAACGCCTTAATCATCAAAGACGGATTGGAGTGGCACCAGTGTGAAAACGTCATGCATGAGCTGACTCATACCTTGCTGCAGCTTGGTTATCCACTATGCCCGGGCAAAGTCATGGTCAACAACCCTAAATGGGTGAAGAGCCAGTCACAGTGGAAGAAGATGCTCAGCAGTTGGGTCAATTCGGCCAAACCTGAACAAGTGATGGATATTGCCATCATGGCGGATGCGCACGCAATTGCCGGGAATAAATCTCTGCTTGCCCCCATCAAAGCGCATTTGAGTCACTTAATGGCTGATCAAGAACTGATTCTGACAGAGTTTACGCGCCCTGCTCTCAACTTCTCAGTACCTCTTACTCTGTTTGGCAATGTGAAAAATTCCAAAACCGGATTGGACATAAAACAAGGCGGCATTTTCCCGATTGTCCACGGGATTCGGGCATTGAGCTTAGAGCACATGATTGAACAGAATAATACCTTTGACCGCATCGGCGAACTGGTAAAACGCCGTGTTTTAGAGAAGCAGACCGGTGATAACCTGAGTGAAGCATTGAAGCAATTTTTCAAACTGCGTCTTGCTCAGCAACTGGGAAATCAGTTAAGTGGTGAGCAGAAAAACAGTAACAATATCGACATTAACCTACTGGATCGTACCGAACGAGATCTACTCAGGCACAGTCTGCATGTAGTGAAAAAATTCAAGCAGTGGCTTGGTTATCACTATCAGATCAGAGACTAA
- a CDS encoding 3'-5' exonuclease has product MNWISRRYWRHKLKDSNYQSLFEPSRGNEYVSLDCETTSLDPNRAELVTIAATKIIDNRIITSQPFEVRLRAPQSLDSNSVRIHRMRHQDLIDGISEKDALTQLIAFIGNRPLVGYHIRYDKKILDIACRKQLGFPLPNTLIEVSQIYHDKLERHLPNAYIDLSLDSICRHLDLPIQDKHDALQDAISAALVFVRLTQGELPTFTPPQ; this is encoded by the coding sequence ATGAATTGGATAAGTCGTCGCTATTGGCGCCACAAACTGAAAGACTCGAATTACCAATCACTGTTTGAACCAAGCAGAGGTAATGAGTATGTGTCTCTCGACTGTGAAACCACCAGCTTAGACCCAAACAGAGCTGAACTGGTAACCATAGCGGCCACCAAGATCATTGATAATCGTATTATCACCAGTCAGCCTTTTGAGGTGAGGCTGCGAGCACCGCAGTCGCTGGATTCCAACTCTGTTCGTATTCATCGCATGCGTCATCAAGATTTAATCGACGGCATATCGGAAAAGGATGCGCTCACCCAGCTCATCGCTTTTATCGGTAACCGACCTCTGGTTGGTTATCACATCCGCTATGACAAAAAAATTCTAGACATTGCTTGTCGCAAACAGCTTGGCTTTCCGTTGCCCAATACCCTGATTGAAGTAAGCCAGATCTACCACGACAAACTCGAACGTCACCTACCCAATGCCTATATCGATTTGAGTTTAGATTCGATTTGTCGCCATTTGGATCTGCCGATACAAGACAAACACGATGCACTACAAGATGCGATTTCCGCCGCTTTAGTTTTTGTACGGCTGACTCAAGGCGAACTGCCAACTTTCACTCCGCCACAATGA
- the acs gene encoding acetate--CoA ligase: MSEAHIYPVKENIKSHTHADNDTYLAMYQQSVKDPEGFWSEHGKIVDWIKPFTKVKHTSFDTGHVDIRWFEDGTLNVSANCIDRHLAKRGDDVAIIWEGDNPQEDKTITFKQLHEQVCRFSNAMKEQGIRKGDVVCLYMPMVPEAAIAMLACTRIGAVHTVVFGGFSPEALAGRIIDSNAKLVITADEGVRGGRAVPLKKNVDEALTNPEIKNINKVIVFKRTGGNVAWHEHRDVWWHEATAKVSATCPPEEMKAEDPLFILYTSGSTGKPKGVLHTTGGYLVYATMTFKYVFDYQPGETFWCTADVGWITGHTYLIYGPLANGAKTILFEGVPNYPDTNRMSQVVDKHQVNILYTAPTAIRALMAKGDEAVKDTSRDSLRIMGSVGEPINPEAWEWYYKTIGNQKSPIVDTWWQTETGGILITPLPGATDLKPGSATRPFFGVQPALVDNMGEIVDGAAEGNLVILDSWPGQMRTVYGDHERFEQTYFSTFKGMYFTGDGARRDEDGYYWITGRVDDVLNVSGHRMGTAEIESALVAFNKIAEAAVVGVPHDIKGQAIYAYITLNDGVYPSAELHKEVKDWVRKEIGPIATPDVLHWTDALPKTRSGKIMRRILRKIATGDTGNLGDTSTLADPSVVDKLIAEKAELV, encoded by the coding sequence ATGAGTGAAGCCCACATTTATCCGGTAAAAGAAAATATTAAATCTCACACCCATGCGGATAATGACACTTACCTAGCCATGTACCAACAGTCTGTGAAAGATCCAGAAGGATTCTGGAGCGAGCACGGTAAGATTGTGGATTGGATTAAGCCATTCACTAAAGTGAAACACACCTCTTTCGACACTGGACATGTTGACATTCGCTGGTTTGAAGACGGTACGCTAAACGTTTCTGCCAACTGTATCGACCGTCATCTGGCTAAGCGCGGTGATGACGTAGCGATTATCTGGGAAGGCGACAACCCGCAAGAAGATAAAACCATTACTTTCAAACAACTGCATGAGCAAGTTTGCCGCTTCTCTAATGCGATGAAAGAACAAGGCATTCGTAAAGGTGATGTGGTTTGTCTCTACATGCCTATGGTTCCAGAAGCGGCGATTGCGATGCTGGCATGTACTCGTATCGGCGCAGTACATACTGTGGTATTTGGCGGTTTCTCTCCGGAAGCCCTTGCAGGCCGTATCATTGACTCGAACGCGAAACTGGTCATCACTGCCGATGAAGGTGTTCGTGGTGGTCGCGCGGTACCATTGAAGAAAAACGTTGACGAAGCACTGACCAATCCTGAAATCAAAAACATCAACAAAGTGATTGTATTTAAACGCACTGGCGGCAACGTTGCTTGGCATGAACATCGTGACGTTTGGTGGCATGAAGCAACCGCAAAAGTGTCTGCGACCTGCCCGCCAGAAGAGATGAAAGCGGAAGACCCTCTCTTCATCCTTTACACGTCGGGTTCTACTGGTAAACCAAAAGGTGTATTGCACACCACGGGTGGATACCTAGTATACGCGACCATGACGTTCAAATACGTATTCGACTACCAACCGGGCGAAACCTTCTGGTGTACCGCGGATGTGGGTTGGATTACCGGACACACTTACCTGATCTATGGACCTCTGGCGAACGGTGCGAAAACCATTCTGTTCGAAGGTGTGCCTAACTACCCAGACACAAACCGTATGAGCCAAGTGGTTGATAAACACCAAGTCAACATCCTCTACACGGCGCCAACGGCGATTCGTGCTCTGATGGCAAAAGGCGATGAAGCGGTAAAAGATACCTCTCGCGACAGCTTGCGTATCATGGGCTCAGTGGGTGAACCGATTAACCCTGAAGCTTGGGAGTGGTACTACAAGACCATAGGCAACCAGAAATCACCGATTGTTGATACTTGGTGGCAAACCGAAACCGGCGGTATTTTGATTACCCCACTACCAGGCGCAACAGACCTGAAACCGGGTTCGGCAACACGCCCATTCTTTGGTGTGCAACCAGCACTGGTCGATAACATGGGTGAAATCGTTGACGGTGCAGCCGAAGGCAACCTTGTTATTCTTGATTCATGGCCGGGTCAAATGCGCACGGTTTACGGCGACCACGAACGTTTCGAGCAAACCTACTTCTCAACCTTTAAAGGTATGTACTTTACTGGTGACGGTGCACGCCGTGACGAAGACGGTTACTACTGGATCACTGGTCGTGTCGATGACGTACTAAACGTATCCGGTCACCGTATGGGTACCGCAGAGATTGAGTCCGCTCTCGTCGCATTTAATAAAATTGCTGAAGCTGCTGTGGTGGGCGTCCCTCACGACATTAAAGGACAAGCAATTTACGCTTACATCACACTCAACGATGGTGTCTACCCAAGCGCTGAGCTGCATAAAGAAGTGAAAGACTGGGTGCGTAAAGAGATAGGTCCGATTGCAACGCCAGACGTACTGCACTGGACTGATGCTCTGCCTAAAACTCGTTCAGGTAAAATCATGCGTCGTATTCTGCGTAAGATTGCTACCGGCGATACAGGTAACTTAGGTGATACTTCGACCCTAGCCGATCCAAGCGTGGTTGATAAACTTATCGCTGAGAAAGCTGAGCTCGTATAA
- the aroQ gene encoding type II 3-dehydroquinate dehydratase has protein sequence MAAKLRILVLNGPNLNLLGLREPTHYGSNTLEQIVATLREQAEKVGVELEHLQSNREYELIEAIHQAHGNVDFIIINPAAFTHTSVAIRDALLGVAIPFIEVHLSNVHAREPFRHHSYLSDKAQGVICGLGAQGYEFALSAALKTLQTK, from the coding sequence ATGGCTGCCAAATTACGCATTCTTGTCTTAAACGGCCCAAACCTAAATCTATTAGGTTTACGCGAGCCGACGCATTACGGCTCTAACACTTTAGAGCAGATTGTCGCGACTTTGCGTGAACAAGCAGAAAAAGTCGGTGTTGAGTTAGAACATCTTCAATCTAACCGTGAATATGAGCTTATCGAAGCTATCCACCAAGCTCATGGCAATGTGGACTTCATTATTATCAACCCCGCCGCTTTTACTCATACAAGCGTCGCTATCCGTGATGCATTACTCGGCGTTGCCATTCCGTTTATCGAAGTGCATCTGTCGAATGTGCATGCTCGTGAACCATTCCGCCATCACTCTTACTTGTCTGATAAAGCACAAGGCGTGATCTGTGGTCTAGGCGCACAAGGTTATGAATTTGCTCTGTCTGCTGCATTAAAAACTCTGCAGACAAAGTAA
- the accB gene encoding acetyl-CoA carboxylase biotin carboxyl carrier protein, producing MDIRKIKKLIELVEESGIAELEISEGEESVRISRHGVPAPAPIHYAAPAPVAAPAPVAAPVAAAPVAAAEPSAPAGHKVLSPMVGTFYRSPSPDAKPFIEVGQKVSVGDTLCIVEAMKMMNQIESDKSGVVTAILLEDGQPVEFDQPLVVIE from the coding sequence ATGGATATTCGTAAAATCAAGAAACTAATCGAGTTAGTTGAAGAATCAGGCATCGCTGAACTAGAAATTTCTGAAGGCGAAGAGTCAGTACGAATCAGTCGTCACGGTGTTCCTGCTCCAGCACCAATTCACTACGCAGCACCAGCACCAGTTGCAGCGCCTGCTCCAGTAGCAGCACCTGTGGCAGCAGCACCAGTTGCTGCGGCAGAGCCTAGCGCACCAGCAGGTCACAAAGTTCTTTCTCCAATGGTTGGTACTTTCTACCGCTCACCAAGTCCAGATGCAAAACCATTCATCGAAGTGGGTCAAAAAGTGTCTGTTGGCGATACACTATGTATCGTTGAAGCGATGAAAATGATGAACCAAATCGAATCAGACAAATCTGGTGTTGTTACTGCAATCCTACTAGAAGACGGTCAGCCTGTAGAATTCGACCAACCTCTTGTTGTTATCGAATAA
- the accC gene encoding acetyl-CoA carboxylase biotin carboxylase subunit: MLDKVVIANRGEIALRILRACKELGIKTVAVHSTADRDLKHVLLADESICIGPASSMESYLNIPRIISAAEVTGAVAIHPGYGFLSENADFAEQVEKSGFIFVGPKAETIRLMGDKVSAINSMKKAGVPCVPGSDGPLDNDEAKNKAHAKRIGYPVIIKASGGGGGRGMRVVRSEKDLVNAISMTRAEAKAAFNNDMVYMEKFLENPRHVEVQVLADGQGGAIHLGERDCSMQRRHQKVVEEAPAPGITEEMRKYIGERCTRACIEIGYRGAGTFEFLYENGEFYFIEMNTRIQVEHPVTEMVTGVDLIKEQLRIAAGQPLSFTQNDIKIRGHAVECRINAEDPVRFLPSPGKITRLHTAGGMGVRWESHIYTGYTVPPYYDSMIGKLITFGENRDVAIARMRNALNEMIVEGIKTNIPLQQEIMKDENFQHGGANIHYLEKKLGISK, from the coding sequence ATGTTAGATAAAGTAGTCATCGCGAACCGAGGTGAAATTGCACTTCGTATTCTTCGCGCGTGTAAAGAATTAGGGATCAAAACGGTAGCGGTACACTCTACTGCTGACCGCGATCTAAAACATGTGCTGTTAGCCGATGAATCCATCTGTATCGGTCCTGCATCAAGCATGGAAAGTTACCTAAACATTCCTCGCATCATTTCTGCTGCAGAAGTGACTGGTGCAGTGGCGATCCACCCTGGATACGGCTTCCTGTCTGAAAATGCTGACTTTGCTGAACAAGTAGAGAAAAGCGGCTTCATTTTCGTGGGTCCAAAAGCAGAAACTATTCGTCTAATGGGCGATAAAGTTTCAGCCATCAACTCAATGAAAAAAGCAGGCGTACCTTGTGTACCAGGTTCTGACGGTCCTCTAGATAACGACGAAGCGAAGAACAAAGCCCACGCGAAACGCATCGGTTACCCAGTAATCATCAAAGCGTCTGGCGGCGGCGGCGGTCGTGGTATGCGTGTTGTTCGTTCTGAAAAAGATCTGGTCAACGCCATTAGCATGACTCGTGCAGAAGCAAAAGCAGCGTTCAACAACGACATGGTTTACATGGAAAAATTCCTAGAAAACCCACGTCACGTTGAAGTACAGGTTCTTGCTGACGGCCAAGGCGGCGCAATTCACCTAGGTGAACGTGACTGTTCTATGCAACGTCGTCACCAAAAAGTGGTTGAAGAAGCTCCAGCACCAGGCATCACTGAAGAGATGCGTAAGTACATCGGTGAACGCTGTACTCGTGCGTGTATCGAAATCGGTTACCGCGGTGCAGGTACGTTTGAGTTCCTATACGAAAACGGCGAGTTCTACTTCATCGAAATGAACACTCGTATTCAGGTTGAACACCCAGTAACAGAGATGGTTACCGGCGTAGACTTGATTAAAGAGCAACTTCGTATCGCTGCTGGTCAACCGCTGTCATTTACTCAAAATGACATCAAGATCCGTGGCCACGCGGTTGAATGTCGTATCAACGCTGAAGACCCAGTACGCTTCCTGCCTAGCCCAGGTAAGATTACTCGCCTGCACACCGCTGGCGGTATGGGTGTTCGTTGGGAATCGCACATCTACACAGGTTACACAGTTCCACCGTACTACGATTCAATGATCGGTAAACTGATCACTTTCGGTGAAAACCGTGACGTAGCGATTGCACGTATGCGTAACGCACTTAACGAAATGATTGTGGAAGGTATTAAAACCAATATCCCTCTACAACAAGAAATCATGAAGGATGAAAACTTCCAACATGGTGGTGCGAACATTCATTACCTAGAGAAAAAACTCGGTATCAGTAAATAA
- the prmA gene encoding 50S ribosomal protein L11 methyltransferase, translating to MPWIQIKLNATNENAEQISDMLMEDTGALSVTFLDAKDTPVFEPLPGETRLWGDTDVLALYDAEVDTALIISQIRDSQLLPEGFAHKVEQIEDKDWEREWMDNFHPMKFGERLWICPSWRDIPDPSAVNVMLDPGLAFGTGTHPTTALCLEWLESLDLSGKTVIDFGCGSGILAIAAIKLGAAKVIGIDIDPQALLASKDNAGRNGVEDQIEVYLPQDQPEGLVADVVVANILAGPLRELSGVIKGLMKPGGLLAMSGVLDTQAEDVANYYRDDLQVDPIVDKNEWCRISGQKLN from the coding sequence ATGCCTTGGATTCAAATTAAGCTTAACGCGACCAACGAAAACGCAGAACAAATTAGCGATATGCTAATGGAAGACACGGGCGCGTTATCCGTCACTTTCCTAGATGCAAAAGATACTCCTGTATTTGAGCCACTACCGGGCGAAACTCGCTTATGGGGCGACACAGACGTATTAGCTCTCTACGATGCTGAAGTGGACACAGCGCTCATCATCAGCCAAATTCGCGACAGCCAGCTTCTTCCTGAAGGTTTTGCGCATAAAGTTGAACAGATCGAAGATAAAGACTGGGAACGTGAATGGATGGATAACTTCCATCCAATGAAGTTCGGTGAACGTCTGTGGATTTGCCCTAGCTGGCGCGATATTCCCGATCCAAGCGCGGTGAACGTCATGCTAGACCCGGGTCTTGCATTCGGCACGGGTACTCACCCAACAACCGCTCTTTGCCTTGAGTGGTTAGAATCGCTTGATTTAAGCGGCAAAACCGTCATCGATTTTGGTTGTGGTTCGGGCATTCTGGCGATCGCAGCGATCAAACTCGGCGCAGCGAAAGTGATTGGGATCGACATCGATCCACAAGCTCTGCTGGCATCAAAAGACAACGCTGGACGTAACGGCGTTGAAGATCAAATCGAGGTATACCTACCTCAAGATCAACCAGAAGGTTTAGTGGCTGACGTTGTCGTGGCGAACATTCTCGCAGGCCCACTACGTGAGCTTTCAGGCGTAATTAAAGGTCTGATGAAGCCAGGTGGTCTATTAGCTATGTCTGGCGTACTGGATACACAAGCTGAAGACGTCGCGAACTACTACCGCGATGATCTACAGGTAGACCCTATCGTTGATAAAAACGAATGGTGCCGTATTTCAGGACAAAAATTAAACTAA
- the dusB gene encoding tRNA dihydrouridine synthase DusB, producing the protein MKIGNYQLENNLIVAPMAGVTDRPFRELCLQYGAGMAVSEMMSSNPALWGTEKSKNRMVHEGESGIRSVQIAGSDPQLMADAAQFSVENGAQIIDINMGCPAKKVNKKLAGSALLRFPDLIEEILKTVVDAVDVPVTLKTRTGWDTDNKNCVYIAQLAENCGIQALALHGRTRACMYKGEAEYDSIKAAKEAINIPVIANGDIDSPEKAKYVLEYTGADALMIGRPAQGRPWIFQEIQHYLENGTTMPELPLGEVKGIMLGHVTALHSFYGEYLGPRIARKHVGWYLKEHEEAGEFRRTFNAIEAAQLQLEALEGYFDNTQAN; encoded by the coding sequence TTGAAGATCGGAAACTATCAACTCGAAAACAATCTTATCGTCGCCCCTATGGCGGGTGTAACGGACAGACCGTTTCGTGAGTTGTGTCTCCAATACGGTGCGGGTATGGCGGTCAGTGAAATGATGTCATCCAACCCTGCATTATGGGGAACCGAGAAATCAAAAAACCGTATGGTACACGAAGGCGAATCGGGCATTCGCTCAGTCCAAATTGCGGGAAGTGATCCACAGCTGATGGCAGATGCTGCTCAATTCAGTGTTGAAAACGGTGCGCAAATCATCGACATCAACATGGGTTGTCCAGCAAAAAAAGTGAATAAGAAGCTAGCCGGCTCTGCACTACTTCGTTTTCCAGATCTCATAGAAGAGATCTTAAAAACCGTGGTAGATGCGGTGGATGTCCCTGTGACACTCAAAACCCGTACTGGCTGGGATACAGACAATAAAAACTGTGTCTACATCGCTCAATTAGCCGAAAACTGCGGCATACAGGCACTCGCGCTCCATGGTCGAACACGAGCTTGTATGTACAAAGGTGAGGCCGAATATGACAGCATTAAAGCGGCGAAAGAGGCAATCAATATTCCGGTTATCGCTAACGGTGATATCGATTCTCCGGAGAAGGCCAAATATGTGCTTGAGTACACAGGCGCTGACGCTTTAATGATTGGACGTCCTGCCCAAGGTCGTCCGTGGATTTTCCAAGAAATCCAACACTATTTGGAAAACGGCACCACAATGCCTGAACTACCTCTCGGGGAAGTGAAAGGTATTATGCTTGGTCATGTGACTGCTCTACATAGTTTCTATGGGGAGTATTTAGGTCCACGAATCGCACGTAAACACGTCGGTTGGTACCTGAAAGAACATGAAGAAGCTGGTGAGTTTCGCCGTACCTTCAACGCCATAGAGGCAGCACAGCTGCAATTAGAAGCGCTTGAAGGTTATTTTGATAATACCCAAGCCAATTAA
- the fis gene encoding DNA-binding transcriptional regulator Fis, with product MFEQNLTSEALTVTTVTSQDQITQKPLRDSVKASLKNYLAQLNGQEVTELYELVLAEVEQPLLDTIMQYTRGNQTRAATMMGINRGTLRKKLKKYGMN from the coding sequence ATGTTCGAACAAAATCTCACTTCAGAAGCTTTAACAGTAACAACAGTAACTTCACAAGACCAAATCACGCAAAAGCCACTACGTGATTCCGTTAAAGCATCTCTTAAAAACTATCTTGCTCAGTTAAATGGTCAAGAAGTGACAGAACTATACGAGTTAGTTCTAGCAGAAGTTGAACAGCCACTACTAGACACTATCATGCAGTACACTCGCGGTAACCAAACTCGCGCAGCAACTATGATGGGTATCAACCGCGGCACTCTTCGCAAGAAACTTAAAAAATACGGCATGAACTAA
- the purH gene encoding bifunctional phosphoribosylaminoimidazolecarboxamide formyltransferase/IMP cyclohydrolase, whose amino-acid sequence MSNARPIRRALISVSDKTGIVEFAQALAQRGVDILSTGGTARLLAEKGIAVTEVSDYTGFPEMMDGRVKTLHPKVHGGVLGRRGQDDEIMATHGINPIDMVVVNLYPFAATVAKAGCTLEDAVENIDIGGPTMVRSAAKNHKDVTIVVNASDYDRVITEMDANDKSLTLATRFDLAIAAFEHTAAYDGMIANYFGTMVPSYGENKEGDEESKFPRTFNMQFEKKQDMRYGENSHQSAAFYVEANPQEASVSTATQIQGKALSYNNIADTDAALECVKEFAEPACVIVKHANPCGVALGKDILEAYNRAYQTDPTSAFGGIIAFNQELDAATASAIVERQFVEVIIAPKVSAEAIEVVAAKKNVRLLECGEWSTKTTGFDVKRVNGGLLVQDRDQGMVSLDDLKVVSKRQPTEEELKDALFCWKVAKYVKSNAIVYAKGDMTIGVGAGQMSRVYSAKIAGIKAADEGLEVAGSVMASDAFFPFRDGIDAAAEAGIKCVIQPGGSMRDDEVIAAADEHGMAMIFTGMRHFRH is encoded by the coding sequence ATGAGTAACGCTCGTCCAATTCGTCGCGCACTGATCAGTGTTTCAGATAAAACTGGTATCGTTGAGTTTGCCCAAGCGCTAGCACAGCGCGGTGTCGATATCCTATCTACTGGCGGTACAGCTCGCCTTCTTGCTGAGAAAGGCATCGCTGTGACTGAAGTTTCAGACTACACCGGCTTCCCGGAAATGATGGATGGGCGAGTAAAAACACTACACCCTAAAGTTCATGGTGGCGTACTTGGCCGTCGTGGCCAAGATGATGAAATCATGGCTACTCACGGTATCAACCCGATTGATATGGTGGTAGTAAACCTTTACCCATTCGCAGCAACTGTTGCGAAAGCAGGTTGTACTCTAGAAGACGCAGTTGAAAACATCGATATCGGTGGCCCAACAATGGTTCGTTCTGCGGCGAAAAACCACAAAGATGTGACTATCGTGGTTAACGCTTCAGATTACGACCGTGTCATCACTGAAATGGATGCCAACGACAAGTCTCTAACACTTGCAACTCGTTTTGACCTAGCAATCGCTGCATTCGAACACACAGCGGCATACGACGGCATGATCGCGAACTACTTCGGCACTATGGTTCCTAGCTACGGCGAGAACAAAGAAGGTGACGAAGAGAGTAAGTTCCCTCGCACCTTCAACATGCAGTTCGAGAAAAAACAAGACATGCGTTACGGTGAAAACAGTCACCAATCTGCAGCTTTCTATGTAGAAGCAAACCCACAAGAAGCGTCGGTTTCAACTGCAACACAAATTCAGGGTAAAGCACTTTCTTATAACAACATCGCAGACACAGACGCTGCACTTGAGTGTGTAAAAGAATTCGCCGAGCCAGCGTGTGTGATCGTAAAACACGCGAACCCATGTGGTGTTGCACTGGGTAAAGACATCCTAGAAGCTTACAACCGCGCTTACCAGACTGACCCAACGTCAGCATTCGGTGGCATTATCGCCTTCAACCAAGAACTCGACGCAGCAACCGCTTCAGCGATTGTTGAACGCCAGTTCGTTGAAGTGATCATCGCGCCAAAAGTCTCTGCAGAAGCGATTGAAGTTGTTGCGGCGAAGAAAAACGTGCGTCTGCTTGAGTGTGGTGAATGGTCAACTAAGACTACCGGTTTTGACGTGAAACGCGTTAACGGTGGCTTACTGGTTCAAGATCGCGACCAAGGCATGGTGTCACTTGATGACCTGAAAGTAGTGTCTAAACGCCAACCAACAGAAGAAGAGCTAAAAGATGCCCTATTCTGCTGGAAAGTTGCGAAGTACGTGAAATCAAACGCGATTGTTTACGCAAAAGGCGACATGACTATCGGTGTCGGCGCAGGCCAAATGAGCCGCGTATACTCAGCTAAAATTGCAGGTATCAAAGCTGCAGACGAAGGTCTTGAAGTAGCTGGTAGCGTAATGGCTTCAGACGCATTCTTCCCGTTCCGTGATGGTATTGATGCAGCAGCAGAAGCTGGCATTAAATGCGTAATCCAACCAGGCGGCTCAATGCGTGATGACGAAGTCATCGCAGCAGCGGACGAACACGGCATGGCGATGATCTTTACCGGCATGCGTCATTTCCGCCACTAA